The following proteins are co-located in the Trichormus variabilis 0441 genome:
- the ffh gene encoding signal recognition particle protein: protein MFDALADRLESAWKKLRGQDKISESNIQDALREVRRALLEADVNLQVVKDFISEVEAKAQGAEVISGVRPDQQFIKIVYDELVQVMGEENVPLAEVEQKPTIVLMAGLQGTGKTTATAKLALHLRKLERSCLLVATDVYRPAAIDQLLTLGKQIDVPVFELGSDADPVEIARQGVERAKAEGVNTVIIDTAGRLQIDEDMMAELARIKETVQPHETLLVVDSMTGQEAANLTRTFHEQIGITGAILTKMDGDSRGGAALSVRQISGAPIKFVGVGEKVEALQPFYPDRMASRILGMGDVLTLVEKAQEEFDLADAEKMQEKILSAKFDFTDFVKQLRMLKNMGSLGGLLKMIPGMGKLSDDQLKQGETQLKRCEAMINSMTIQERRDPDLLASSPNRRRRIASGSGYKEADVNKLVADFQKMRSLMQQMGQGNFPGMPGMFGGGGGGMGNMFGGGGNRPAAPGWRGYNGGGAGTKKKKPKDKKKKGFGNL from the coding sequence ATGTTTGACGCATTAGCAGACCGTTTAGAATCCGCCTGGAAAAAGCTGCGCGGGCAAGATAAAATTTCTGAATCTAACATTCAAGATGCTTTGCGGGAAGTGCGACGCGCCCTGTTGGAAGCAGATGTTAACCTCCAAGTAGTCAAAGATTTTATTAGCGAAGTTGAAGCCAAGGCGCAGGGAGCCGAAGTTATTAGCGGCGTGCGACCTGACCAGCAGTTCATCAAGATTGTTTACGATGAACTGGTGCAGGTGATGGGGGAAGAAAATGTTCCTCTGGCGGAAGTGGAACAAAAGCCCACAATTGTTTTGATGGCTGGTTTACAAGGTACTGGGAAAACCACAGCCACCGCCAAATTAGCTTTACATTTACGGAAACTAGAACGCAGTTGCTTGTTAGTAGCCACAGACGTATATCGTCCAGCCGCTATTGACCAGTTGCTGACACTAGGTAAACAAATTGACGTACCAGTATTTGAATTGGGAAGTGATGCAGACCCGGTAGAAATTGCCCGTCAAGGTGTGGAACGTGCCAAAGCAGAGGGCGTGAACACAGTCATCATTGATACAGCAGGTCGTCTGCAAATTGACGAAGACATGATGGCGGAATTAGCCAGAATAAAAGAAACCGTCCAGCCCCACGAAACATTGTTGGTGGTGGATTCCATGACTGGTCAAGAAGCTGCCAACCTCACCCGTACTTTTCATGAGCAAATAGGTATTACTGGAGCAATTCTTACCAAGATGGATGGTGATAGCCGTGGTGGTGCGGCGTTGTCGGTACGGCAAATTTCGGGAGCGCCGATTAAGTTTGTGGGTGTGGGGGAAAAAGTCGAAGCCCTACAACCATTTTACCCAGACCGTATGGCTTCCCGAATATTGGGTATGGGTGACGTGCTGACTTTGGTAGAAAAAGCCCAGGAAGAGTTTGACTTAGCTGATGCTGAGAAAATGCAGGAAAAAATCCTGTCAGCGAAGTTTGACTTTACCGACTTTGTCAAGCAACTGCGGATGCTGAAAAATATGGGATCTCTGGGTGGTCTCCTGAAGATGATTCCGGGGATGGGTAAACTCTCAGATGATCAGCTAAAGCAGGGAGAAACCCAACTCAAGCGGTGTGAGGCGATGATTAATTCCATGACCATCCAAGAACGCCGCGACCCTGATTTATTAGCGAGTTCCCCCAACCGACGACGACGGATTGCGTCTGGTTCTGGTTATAAAGAAGCAGATGTGAATAAACTAGTGGCTGATTTCCAAAAAATGCGATCGCTCATGCAGCAAATGGGTCAAGGTAATTTCCCAGGAATGCCCGGAATGTTTGGCGGTGGCGGTGGTGGAATGGGTAATATGTTCGGTGGTGGCGGTAACCGTCCCGCAGCCCCTGGCTGGCGCGGCTACAATGGCGGCGGCGCTGGCACGAAGAAGAAAAAACCCAAAGACAAAAAGAAAAAAGGTTTTGGAAATCTGTAG
- the rpsP gene encoding 30S ribosomal protein S16 encodes MIKLRLKRFGKKREASYRIVAMNNLSRRDGRPLEELGYYNPRTDEVRLDVPGIVKRLQQGAQPTDTVRRILQKQNVFEQVSAKPAS; translated from the coding sequence ATGATCAAACTGCGCTTGAAACGATTCGGTAAAAAGCGGGAAGCGAGCTACCGTATTGTCGCTATGAATAACCTTTCTCGCCGCGACGGTCGCCCCTTGGAAGAATTGGGATATTACAATCCTAGAACTGATGAAGTGCGATTGGATGTTCCTGGTATCGTCAAGCGACTACAGCAAGGCGCTCAACCTACTGACACGGTACGTCGCATCTTACAAAAACAAAATGTCTTTGAACAGGTCAGTGCAAAACCCGCATCATAG